The Malus domestica chromosome 10, GDT2T_hap1 nucleotide sequence TTTAGTTGGCCAAGGGATCCCATGATCTACAACAATCAACAGGGGATTAAACCCACTACAAGCATGTCAGTAAATGGACACATGTGGTACCCGTTCAGGAATTTTATTGTTGTTATCTTACTTGAGCAAATTCACTTTCCGATCATTGTTTGGTCACTTGAGTATTATACCCAATTAGCATCTATGTACTGTTTGAGATGACGAATGACATACCaatctaaaaaaaaagtaaatggtATTTTATGGATTGCTATTTAACTGAGGAAAGAAGAAAtaactttcttaatttgataCAACTGATACCTTATCCTaaaaatttaatcaaattacataaCTTGAACGCTGAAGCTAGAGCATATACTTTAATTACTTGACTAGATCCGATGTCGACAACTTCGTTAATTTAAAGATCACATGACTTGTCTAGTTTGAAGATAGTAGAATGTTATTGATTTTTGTCTTTGTTCAATTCATTTCCCACCTCTGTGAAAGTGATGCCCAGGCTGTGCTGAAAGTGATGCCCTGCCCAAGTCCCCAAATATAATTAACACCAAAGAGTCTCgaaatatatgatttttttttttactacattgatatttttattgtAAAGAGATGAGAAGTTCGGCTAAGTCATACAGTAGGCagcttaatttggtatcgaattcgtcatctacGATATTCGAATCTAAAACctttcacttccaagtgaagaggaatgtTACCAGATCATAGTACTAAATGACTCGAAATATATGTTTATTATCTCTTCTAATTCAACTTCAAATATACAAATAGAAAACAGGTAATGGATAGCATGGTATTGCACTTTCTCACTACATGCAGGTAAAAAAAAGAGCCAAGTATTTCCAagctgagaaaaaaaaaaattaaaaacaatatgaGATGCCTAGTGACGGGTAAGGCGAACTGGAAGTCCTTTCTCCGGTGTTGGCATCATGTCACCGGTGATCTTCTCCTTAGGAAATAACACTTCCCATTTGAACCTCTTGACCACGTTGTGAACGAAAGTGAGAATTGCTAGGCGAGCGTACTCTTTGCCTGGGCACATTCTTGGCCCTCCTCCAAATGGAACGAATGTGAATGCTGGGAATGCATTTAGGTCATCGTATCTTGATGGGTCAAACTTTTCTGGGTTGGGAAAGTACTCTGGGTTCATGTTTGTTGTGCTAACAGTCCAATAGacctgcaaaataatataaataataacttaATTTCAATCAAAGAAGCTATTAGGTCACCAAATTAAGCTGAATAATTTTTTGACACTACTTGGCTGCAAATTAGTTGCTGACCCGTATACTAAAGTGACTACTTATAAAAActacaaaaagaaaagtgttTGGGCGTACGTCAAGTTATGTTTTGTTTAAGCGCTGTAAATAATTACATGTAAGGATCCAAGTATTATCATGTTTTCAGGGCAGTAAAAAATGTGTGACACACCTTCCAGCCCTTTGGGATGGTGTAACCAGCATAGGTGAAATCAGTCAAGGCTTCTCTGAATGTCCCCTGAAGTGGTGGAGTGAATCTCATCACTTCATACAACACGTTCCATGAGTACTTCATTTTGTTGATGTCTTCCCATTCCAAAAAGTCTCCTGGCTTCTTGGAGTTTGCAATCTCCATTTGCTCTGTAATTCCACAAGACAATtaattttaacataaaaaaataaaccccAAATCTCCAAATCCAATTTGGTAATCACAAAAATTATATAGAAATTAAGGTGAAGTGATTAGTATTTACCAGCTAGAACCTTGGCATAGATGTCTGGCCTCTCTCCAACATATTTCATGAAGAAAGTCATGGCAGTAGCCACAGTGCTATATCCCGCTGTGAGCAAACCCATGATCTTATCTGCAACCTCAGCCTCAGGCATGAGTTTGCCAGATGGGTCACTAGCCGCAATCATGTGTGACAATATATCATGCATGGGACCTCCTGCGGCCATTGCAGCCTTCTTCTCCTGAATCACAATCCTCAACTCCTTTCGCAGCGCATCGGCCGCTTTAGTTGCCTTGTAGAATGTTGTTCCTGGGAAGTTGATAATAAGTGAATGCATCCCAACGGTAACATCGTCAAAATTGCTCACAAGCCTTGCAATTCGCTCGGGTTCGTCGATACCCAGGAAGAATCTGCAAGCAAGACCTAGAGTGAGGGTCTTGGCCAAGGGGTAGACCTGGACCTCATCTTTTCCTTCCCAATAGACCTTCATCTGTTCCTGAGTGATAGAGTCCATTCTCCCCAAGTACCTCACCAATGCTTCCGGCTTCAGAAACCCTGGAGATCTTATTACTTTCGCTTCTTCATCACGAGAAGGTTGTGCCACAGCAGGAGCAGTGGGGGCCGCAGCCTTGTATGATCGAAACATCTTTTGCATCGAATGTGGTCGAAAAGCTGTGAAGTACTTTTGTTCATTGGAGAACAGGAATTTGTGTCCACTAGGACCACAAATAACTGCAGTTTTCTCTCCAAGAATATAGGTCTTGAAGATTTCAGGAGAGTACCTTCTCATCCTCTTGAACACAAAATTTTCCGGCTTCCCGAACAAAAACTCGATTGATTCACCCACAATAGGCCACCCCATGCTCCCTGGTGGAAGGTTTTTGCCATCGTCTGATTTGCCCTTGAATGCAAAGATGGTAAAAGCTAATAAAGCAGCTCCCAAAGATAAAACAAGGTACAGGGTTTCCATGGTTTTGGCTCAAATCTTCAAACCCAAGTCTCAAACTGTATGAAGAGTTTGGTTGCACTTGGCAAAAGCAGTAGTGATGTTTCGGGAGCTTGGAAAGTTGGGTTTATACTGTGTTAAGTCTAATAAACTGGATTATTAATCTTAATGTGACCACCATGATTAATTAGCACGCCAAGGTTGAACGTTCAACCATAAAAATGTGTTTCACATAAGTTTTTATCCACAGATTCTTCTGTGCATAGATGCCAAGGCTTGGCAAATTGTAATCTTGCGATTTAATTTTTctgagtttttgttttgttaatttttgtacattttttctggctctttatgagaaattttataatgTAATCGGAATACAAGGTGACATATTATGTGTCACTGTACAAATAGtatgatatgtgtgttaaaaagttaataacttaaaaaaatacaatttttcaccacttacataaaaacacgtggtgtaatATCTGTATTCTCGTTAcaataaaaatttctccattacTTGGTCGTCTATTTGCCAAGTCTTGTCTTCATATTAGTCCACTCGTATGCGTATTGCTTACCAACCAAGATGGCACTCGCGCCGGTCATCATTTCATAGAAAAAAGTGGACTTTCTCCAAATACACGGTGCCAACTGCCAAGGTCACTAGCTTTTTAAAGTGGCGAATTAAGGGTTTTGCCAAATGAGACTCTTATTAGGGGGAAACATTTAAAACTAATCAAAGTTTAAAAACTTTATATTGTAACTATATTCACTCCCTAACtaggataatacttgcattcccCTCTCGAGAATAAGCTCATTCTCCCACTTACAAATAATATATTTTCAACATAGAAATTTCATAATTGGAGCCGTTTAATATCTTAATATTTAGTTGAAAATCTtccctacaaaaaaaaataataataataatttgaatCGGTGATCGTTTAGTAatccaaatgtatcaaataaatcaacAATGTAGGTACTAAATAACATATTCATGATGAACCGTTTATTTATTAGATACAGTTGGATGACTAAATGATTGttgattcaaatgattttttgtaaagatgatctcaaatgaaaatgaagagatTGAACAGTTCCTGTTATGAAATTGTAACATTGAATATACGTTATTTGGAAATCTTGAGAAGAAGAGATTTCATAATTGATTTCCTCTCTCATGCTTATTAAATAAAGAGCAAAGCCTGGCTCCTTAAGATTGAGGAGAAGCTCATCTTCAATTCATTGAATAGCCGATTTACAAAAATAGAAAGTAAATTTAATtggggaaattttatttaaacctatTTAACCTTATTTTTAcaccaacttaaattttaaatgttaatggTCTATttatcctattgcataattactattaagtacaaaatgaaattaataataaaactcaaatttatcaataaacccaaacactGTAATTAAACACTACAATCACTCTTTGTTTATTCTACGTTCATTctggctaaaaccctaatagctctcatagagaaaaataagtattttttatattgatggatggtgattttgaagttttgaatcctccaaccaaggtatgactcaatttatgaattttttgttcgtttgatttcaattttttagtgTAGAAGTTACTTTGCtgtaatttttttcaacaaatacaacgaAAGCATCCTACCTTCCGGCTAAAACAACAACGAAAGCATCCAACGATGAAAAATGTCTGGTGTGAAAGGACCCAGTAACTAGTTGAATTGCCCATAAGTGGACTCCTCGTTCGCGACTTTTATACTGATTGTTTTAATTGAAAGTTCAGTTTCTTATGGCATTTGTAATGTTAAAATATGCTCGAATCCAGCACACTACTGATGCATGAATGAAATTGTTAATTGAGCATTTTCACTGGTACGTTATAGGGCTTATGTTAGTGAGGTGAAAATTGTGCGAGTTGACACATTCTCAACAAGTCTAAGTGCACTTAAAACCCGTTAGACGAGACACCAGTTGAATTCCTATTAAAGCACTTAAAAGCCTTTATCACTAGAAGCAAACCACGTAAACTCAATACCACAAGTCTAATCATTAATTATGGTAGAAGTTATCTTGGTAGTAGCTTCCACGCTATAAGAGCAGCACTCTTCTTCGTTAGAAAATCAGGTAAGCACTTACCCGAACGCAACCCGTCACCACTCCCAACAGGTAGCCTTCTCCAGGTTTTGTTTATGTGTGTACTAGCTTTCCCCACTGGGGTGGTAGCCCTCTTTGGCCTTTTCCCAGTTATGATCTCCAAAAGGACAACCCCATAACTATACACATCGCTTTTCGCAGTGATTTTtagcatgcatgcatattcTGCAGGTAACAATTGAATTATTAGCTTTTATGTTGTAGAAAACCATGCAAAGAACTTAGGTCTAAACACATCAAATTTAGCTTCTAAAAATCAAAttggtgtaaaaataaatccacatattgaattgggtttatgggggtatattaggtattaaatttaggtttaaagagatattaaaaatcaaatgggtgcaaAAAGTAAGCTGGGTGTAGAAATATGTtagatgggtttaaataaaatttcttatttaattgaTAAGCACAAGTTGCAAAAAGAACCTTAGCCCATGGTTAAAATTAGGATTAACTACTTAAAACCCCCAACCTTTTAGTATCATTCTAAATTAGTCACAATCTATTAAAAATGTCACATCCGTTAAGCTCCAGTTaaaaatctattaaattaactaggCTAAATTTGTCTCCAAAATCAATAGAAGGTCATAAGAAGCATAGTTTCCACCAACTATGAGTCACCACCACCCTCATCAGGCTTTCACCTCCAAACCCAACGCAAAACCACCAACTCTACCCTACAACTCAAACTGCCAACATTGAGAAGAAGGTCATGAAGGTTGCTGAAATGGTATGGACTGCTATGATGTGGCCACCACCATCTTCATCGCCCACAAACAAGAACTAGAAGGTTTACGAGCTGAGAATCGGCAAATGAGGAAATCATATTAGGAGAAACAAGCTTCTTGAAACCCTATCTAAATTCTTAACCCAATTCTTTGTTAGGAGATTGTCCGCCTgatgtaatttaaatttgggtccatttttttattcaattcaatactTGTTTAATCATTTGGTTCCATATTGTATagtttatgtttgaaatttAGATTTTGAAGCAACTAATATTAATGTTGACCATGATATTCCCAGTTGGTGGGTTTTGAACATAATCTATGTTTAAAAAATTAACTGGGGCTTAGCggatgtgacattttcaataaGTTGGGTATttgtttgaaatgtttaaaaaggttgagacaattttttttttggatgaaaGGTTGAGACTAATTTAGAATGACACTAAAATATTTGAGGGTTTTAAGTATTTAATCCTTAAAATTATAGTCAccaaatttatttatattagtaCTACAAACTTACAAATTTATAAGTCTACTTTTATTCATCctttttctaaaagaaaaacaacaaattttttttgtacgAAGGAAAACAACAAAAAGTTAGCTAAAGGAAACTTTGcggtgtttgtttgtttgcactGGATAAGAGAAAAAAATTGGCTCTTTTTTGGAATCACAGAAGTCAATGTCACTTCTGATACCCAATCTTGTGTCACTTCTGATATTTGTTACAAGGTGGTGCTATCTACAtatcgttttttattttttacattccttttaatttttgaccgtcagattaaatgaattgaaggaTATTAaaagacagaaattaacaaggaatGTGTGGGAAGTAAAAATAAGCTAGTGACGTAAAAGTAGGTATGTGGATTGCACACTCTCTTTATATTTGGACAAAAGaacttagggttttatttttctaacaaagaaAAGTtggttttaattattattaccaattttttttttggaaactattaTTATTACCAATTATATATATCAAATCAGCAAGAAGTATGACTCAATATTGCATGATTCCCTCTCCCTCCTCTTGTCAAGTAAAAGGATTTGGACAAACACAAATCCCTGAGAAGATTGAGTTTTTGCAGCCTGCTGTACAAAGAGTAAAGTTAAAATAAGGTTGGATTGTTAGTCTtataaggttatacaattaaaacacaaacgaaggAGTGACTGACCTGATTCCAATAGTAGTTATCAAAGATGCAGCAGCCATGCAAGCAAGACGTGATCGATaaaactccaatctttatgtTTGCTGTGACAAATAGAAACACCAACTCTTCTGTAAACTCCTAACTTTATGACAATGCTCTATGGGAAGCCTTAATTGTCGTGTCTAGGGTTAGCAGGGACCGGTGTTTATATACTAGCCAAAAAGTCTTAGATTCCGTCCATAAGGGAAAACTAAAACTCTCATTTCTTGGCTctcaagtaaaatatcataatcatatattattaaggattccatgaatcctatttccaatacaagacaccttatatagaattaatatctttaagagattaaatcacaattaacattattctctaatattacattcctattatatgtagtagaccacttaatgttgatttatattggataaatccaacatgGATGAGATAAAGTGAAGCAAATTGCATAACTCAGTTTTTGTCAAATCTTGtttgtattcaattttaaataaaaatatttaaaataattttttaccgcaCGATGTACTATGAACAGACATGATTGACGGATCctcaggatcctcacaaagaggatccggattccCTACCTAAAGTCAAGTTACAAACTTTCCAAAGCCATTTCCATCCCTGATCGCATGATTAACGAGCAGAAATGCAAGGGTTTAATCTTTATTTAAAGGTAACACCCTTAAAACAGGGATCTTAACATCAAACCCGAACTGAGGTAgtaaataattgaaaaattaatCACCTGTAATCTGTTGGGAGTTGGTCAAACAGTGCATAATTGAGATTATCCTTATTTTAATTTGGTGAACGGTGGTCTTCAACTATTGGAAGCAATAAAAATATCAACACAGAGTTCTTATTTTGCATCCCAAAAGAGAGCCACTTATTTTTGTGTGGACAAGTGAACACCTGTCGTAAAACAGATAAAGAAATtatggtacaacagaaaatatcAACATTATTACAGATTCCACCTTCACCGCATAAGAGTTGAAAGAAAGTagcatacttttttttttcttttttaacaaacggaGAGGAGAGGGTGAATTTAACTTAATAATatgttagtaataatgtggttcaaattcgtatttATTAAGAATTGAACATAAACTCACCTATAAGttaagagaaatatcactagactgtagtattaagtggctGAAAGTAACATACTTATagataataaaaatatcaaatggTTGTTTATAAAAAACTAAGAATCTCATTCAAACCGAAAGGTTCGGCATTAAAGCTAATGAAATTCTGATTTATACATGCCAAACATATACATCATAGTCGTCGGAAATTAATTTCTGAATTGATTAAATTAAAGCATTAGGTGACATACATTAGTCATGAAAACataatcaaattgagaggaattgaattgatgaGAAATTGGATTAAGGAGGAATTAGAATGAGATTGAGTCAGAATCGGATTCTTATTGAAGCTGTTTACTTAAATATTCTGGAATCGGAATAGAAATGACACTAATTACataaagctgtttactaattTAGCAAAATCGGAATATAAAtcagtatgattactaaaatgcccttgtcccaaatataatattttatatactttttttatttaaaattttaacaattcccatttttgttatttttaataaaacttcaattcttttttacttttttttttcttcactttttACTCTTTAATGAGTAAAAAACTCAATCgacaaaaaaagttaaaaaacccaacaacaaaattAACGGGAGTTGGCAGAGGTTCTGGAACCTTCACGGTTCCACTTCCACCACAACCTTCTTTACTCTACCCCCCCTCTGCATCCTCAATTAGTTTTTGCGATCATCTTCTTTAACGGGAGTTGTCAGCCGTCAATGCTATCTATAAAAATGTCTGCAATCgaattgggaaaaaaaaagggaactttaacgaaaaacatccggtattgttcactttaacgaaaaaccacatttttacactaaaaagtcaatcctggtactattcactttacattttattttgtccttatcattaaaactcaaacttttcaaaccattttcattagttttcctaaaaaaaaaaccaaactgtAAGTCAAGTTCCCATTTTTCCAATTCCATATCTCAGTGTGCAAATCATAAGGTTTGGTTTTATC carries:
- the LOC103422316 gene encoding beta-amyrin 28-monooxygenase-like encodes the protein METLYLVLSLGAALLAFTIFAFKGKSDDGKNLPPGSMGWPIVGESIEFLFGKPENFVFKRMRRYSPEIFKTYILGEKTAVICGPSGHKFLFSNEQKYFTAFRPHSMQKMFRSYKAAAPTAPAVAQPSRDEEAKVIRSPGFLKPEALVRYLGRMDSITQEQMKVYWEGKDEVQVYPLAKTLTLGLACRFFLGIDEPERIARLVSNFDDVTVGMHSLIINFPGTTFYKATKAADALRKELRIVIQEKKAAMAAGGPMHDILSHMIAASDPSGKLMPEAEVADKIMGLLTAGYSTVATAMTFFMKYVGERPDIYAKVLAEQMEIANSKKPGDFLEWEDINKMKYSWNVLYEVMRFTPPLQGTFREALTDFTYAGYTIPKGWKVYWTVSTTNMNPEYFPNPEKFDPSRYDDLNAFPAFTFVPFGGGPRMCPGKEYARLAILTFVHNVVKRFKWEVLFPKEKITGDMMPTPEKGLPVRLTRH